One Lycium ferocissimum isolate CSIRO_LF1 unplaced genomic scaffold, AGI_CSIRO_Lferr_CH_V1 ctg14356, whole genome shotgun sequence DNA window includes the following coding sequences:
- the LOC132042261 gene encoding uncharacterized protein LOC132042261: MASQREAPLYSRSKGKHKKGLYSLKAKSSMKDTAIMLLATFSGWIVGWIQLRQQNLEATLFQTHPKTMSVAVYSLVVTWFLYGFKLRFPTLYEAYLVTVPVGVDFFGSLSMVSALSFLLSDTVRPLLYFLDLLMPAANIISLIFQKLEARFGETEFWIRNVHPVLLKLKRMVNRARRMRPILPL, translated from the exons ATGGCCTCACAACGAGAAGCTCCTCTCTACTCAAGATCAAAAGGAAAACACAAAAAG GGACTATACAGCTTGAAAGCTAAATCATCAATGAAGGATACTGCGATCATGCTTCTGGCGACCTTCTCCGGCTGGATCGTTGGGTGGATACAGCTACGGCAGCAGAACTTGGAGGCAACTCTGTTTCAGACTCATCCCAAAACTATGAGTGTTGCGGTGTACTCTTTGGTAGTTACATGGTTTCTTTATGGTTTTAAGCTAAGATTTCCAACACTCTATGAAGCTTATCTGGTTACTGTTCCTGTTGGGGTGGATTTCTTTGGATCACTATCCATGGTGAGTGCCCTCTCGTTTCTACTTTCCGACACTGTTCGACCACTCCTGTATTTCTTGGACCTTCTTATGCCTGCGGCCAATATAATCTCTTTGATTTTCCAAAAACTTGAGGCAAGGTTTGGTGAAACAGAGTTTTGGATTAGAAATGTTCATCCTGTTCTATTGAAGCTGAAAAGGATGGTGAACAGGGCACGGCGAATGCGGCCCATCCTTCCTCTGTGA